Proteins encoded within one genomic window of Deltaproteobacteria bacterium:
- a CDS encoding YajQ family cyclic di-GMP-binding protein, with protein sequence MPSFDIVSRIDMQEVDNAVNITTKTILTRYDFRNSKTEIRLDKKEQKIHVTTEDDMKMRAVQDTLIENLVKRKVDRRCLDSKSSEAAALGMLKREIAIKDGVDSDNARAIVKMIKDKKFKVQAAMQDSQVRVTGKSIDDLQAVIQMLRGADIPIPLQFVNMQSR encoded by the coding sequence ATGCCGTCGTTCGATATCGTTAGCCGCATCGATATGCAGGAGGTGGATAACGCCGTTAACATCACCACCAAGACGATTCTCACGCGCTACGATTTTCGTAACTCCAAAACGGAGATTCGCTTGGACAAGAAAGAGCAGAAAATTCATGTCACCACCGAAGACGACATGAAGATGCGCGCGGTGCAGGACACGCTGATAGAGAATCTGGTCAAGCGCAAGGTCGACCGGCGCTGCTTGGACTCGAAAAGTTCGGAAGCGGCCGCCCTCGGCATGCTCAAGCGCGAGATCGCCATCAAAGACGGCGTCGACTCCGACAACGCCCGCGCCATCGTCAAGATGATCAAGGACAAGAAATTCAAAGTCCAAGCAGCGATGCAAGACAGCCAAGTGCGCGTCACCGGCAAAAGCATCGACGATTTGCAGGCGGTGATTCAAATGCTGCGTGGCGCGGATATTCCGATACCGCTGCAATTTGTCAACATGCAGAGCCGGTGA
- a CDS encoding CBS domain-containing protein encodes MARQKNQSKAICVADWMSTGVLAVETFDSIAIARQLMAKHRINQLPVLDDDRLIGIVTDRDIRDAYPTSMMIDRTEAIDEFAEKVTVEEVMTRDIFIVRPETPLLQAVALLRKHRIGSLPVVRDEQLEGIITRSDILDFVLGGSVKGQRDAPPRAKKKPTPGRKKD; translated from the coding sequence ATGGCCCGGCAAAAAAACCAGAGCAAAGCGATCTGCGTGGCCGATTGGATGAGCACCGGCGTGCTCGCCGTCGAAACATTCGACAGCATCGCCATCGCGCGCCAATTGATGGCCAAGCATCGGATCAACCAATTGCCGGTGCTCGACGACGATCGTTTGATCGGCATCGTCACCGATCGCGACATCCGCGACGCTTATCCGACCAGCATGATGATCGACCGCACCGAGGCGATCGACGAGTTCGCTGAAAAGGTCACGGTGGAAGAAGTCATGACCCGCGACATATTCATCGTCCGGCCCGAGACGCCGCTGCTTCAGGCCGTCGCCCTGTTGCGCAAACATCGCATCGGTTCTCTGCCGGTGGTGCGGGACGAACAACTTGAGGGAATTATCACGCGCAGCGATATTCTCGATTTCGTTCTCGGCGGCTCCGTCAAAGGTCAGCGTGACGCGCCGCCACGGGCAAAGAAAAAGCCGACTCCGGGTCGGAAAAAAGATTGA
- a CDS encoding TraB/GumN family protein — protein MIVRQLQKLGYDPNLGVDRLLAERAKLAGKPVSGLESGEFQIELLDGLPADLQEMMLRQSFAEMEQFDKTVDTMVRAWRKGDVVAAEKLFLESMADYPALREKLLDQRNRNWLPQIENFLKLDEDVLVVVGAAHLVGKNGLIELLKGRGYKMEQK, from the coding sequence ATGATTGTTAGGCAGTTGCAAAAGCTTGGCTACGATCCGAACTTGGGTGTGGACCGCCTTTTGGCCGAGCGTGCGAAATTGGCAGGCAAACCGGTGAGCGGTTTGGAAAGCGGCGAATTTCAGATCGAACTCCTGGATGGTTTACCGGCGGATCTGCAAGAAATGATGTTGCGCCAATCCTTCGCTGAAATGGAGCAGTTCGACAAGACCGTCGATACCATGGTGCGAGCGTGGCGCAAAGGCGATGTCGTCGCCGCGGAAAAATTATTCTTGGAGAGCATGGCGGATTATCCGGCGCTGCGCGAGAAGCTGCTCGACCAGCGCAATCGGAATTGGCTGCCGCAGATCGAAAATTTCTTAAAGCTCGACGAAGATGTTTTGGTGGTGGTGGGCGCGGCCCATTTAGTCGGCAAGAACGGCCTCATTGAGTTGCTCAAAGGACGCGGCTATAAAATGGAGCAAAAGTAA
- a CDS encoding TraB/GumN family protein: MKNSPIPPRVSTAIFLLLAFGWCAGSLCAQEKSFLWQVEGNNRVYILGSIHLLRKADSALKPIIDETIAKAKRLVFEIDLLNEGPEKMQQLVLKRGMNLDGKTLSQKVSSETMQMATVWANDLGIEIKMLSPFKPWVAGMT; this comes from the coding sequence ATGAAGAACTCGCCCATTCCGCCGCGTGTGTCGACCGCAATCTTTTTGCTGTTGGCATTCGGCTGGTGCGCCGGTTCGCTGTGCGCCCAGGAAAAAAGCTTTCTTTGGCAGGTCGAGGGCAATAACCGCGTCTACATTCTCGGCTCGATCCATCTACTTAGAAAAGCCGACAGCGCGCTCAAGCCGATCATCGACGAAACAATCGCCAAGGCAAAGAGGCTGGTCTTCGAGATCGATTTGCTCAACGAAGGGCCGGAGAAGATGCAGCAGCTGGTGCTCAAACGGGGCATGAATCTCGATGGCAAGACTTTGTCGCAAAAAGTTTCTTCAGAGACCATGCAAATGGCGACCGTTTGGGCCAACGATCTCGGCATCGAAATCAAAATGCTGAGCCCATTCAAACCTTGGGTCGCGGGCATGACATGA
- the trpE gene encoding anthranilate synthase component I, which produces MIQPSFQEFRKLAKQGNLIPVYQELLMDLETPLSFFKRLERDRYSFLLESVEGSERWARYSFLGTQPRRIFKARGDQIEIIENGKVKKLQSPAPLRVLEELMQGYRPVAVAGVPPFFGGALGYVAYDAIEQFHEIKNDKKDPLGMPEIFFLFVQTLVAFDNLKHTIKVIDNVFVEPKTDLRRAYDASVKRIGKVISSLQKKPRGIEPRDLSQGKGTRRFRSNLSQNDFKKAVGRAKEYIKAGDIIQAVLCQRLETETDSDPFEIYRALRYVNPSPYMFYFELEELRIIGSSPETMVRLTDNVIELRPIAGTRKRGATAEEERELEADLLADPKERAEHIMLVDLGRNDVGRVAAIGSVEVNELMAIERYSHVIHIVSNVRGKLAAGKSAFDLFVSAFPAGTLSGAPKVRAMQIISELEPQKRALYGGAIGYFGYNGNLDTCIVIRTIVMKGKKVFINAGAGIVADSDPTLEYQETLNKARAMLRAVELAEQWSKR; this is translated from the coding sequence ATGATTCAACCGAGCTTTCAAGAATTCCGCAAATTGGCCAAGCAAGGCAACTTGATACCGGTCTACCAAGAACTATTGATGGACTTGGAAACCCCGCTATCGTTTTTCAAGCGCCTCGAACGGGACCGCTACTCATTCTTACTTGAAAGCGTCGAAGGCAGCGAACGCTGGGCGCGCTATTCGTTTCTCGGCACCCAACCGCGGCGCATTTTCAAAGCCCGCGGCGACCAGATTGAGATCATCGAGAACGGCAAAGTAAAAAAACTCCAATCGCCGGCGCCGCTGCGCGTGCTCGAAGAACTCATGCAAGGCTACCGGCCGGTGGCGGTGGCCGGCGTGCCGCCGTTTTTCGGCGGGGCCCTGGGCTACGTCGCCTACGACGCCATTGAGCAGTTTCATGAAATCAAGAACGACAAAAAAGATCCGCTAGGCATGCCGGAGATTTTTTTCTTGTTCGTCCAGACTCTGGTCGCCTTCGACAACTTGAAGCACACCATCAAGGTCATCGACAATGTTTTTGTCGAGCCGAAAACCGATTTGCGCCGGGCCTACGACGCTTCAGTCAAACGCATCGGCAAAGTCATCTCTAGCCTGCAAAAGAAGCCGCGCGGCATCGAACCGCGCGATTTGAGCCAAGGCAAAGGGACGCGCAGGTTTCGCTCCAATCTTTCCCAGAACGATTTCAAGAAAGCGGTGGGCCGGGCCAAAGAATATATTAAAGCCGGCGACATCATTCAGGCAGTGCTCTGCCAACGGCTCGAAACCGAGACCGACAGCGACCCCTTCGAGATTTATCGCGCCCTGCGTTACGTCAACCCGTCGCCTTACATGTTCTACTTCGAGCTGGAAGAGTTAAGAATCATCGGTTCGTCGCCGGAAACCATGGTGCGGCTGACGGATAATGTCATCGAGCTCCGTCCCATCGCCGGCACGCGCAAGCGCGGCGCCACGGCGGAGGAAGAACGGGAACTCGAAGCCGACTTGCTCGCCGATCCCAAGGAGCGCGCCGAACATATCATGCTGGTCGATCTCGGCCGCAACGATGTCGGCCGGGTCGCCGCCATCGGCAGCGTCGAGGTCAATGAACTGATGGCCATCGAGCGCTACTCCCATGTCATCCACATCGTCTCCAACGTGCGCGGCAAATTGGCCGCCGGCAAATCCGCTTTCGACTTATTTGTCTCGGCCTTTCCCGCCGGCACGCTGTCCGGCGCGCCGAAAGTTCGCGCCATGCAGATCATCAGCGAGCTCGAACCGCAAAAGCGCGCACTTTACGGCGGCGCCATCGGCTATTTCGGTTATAACGGCAATCTCGACACCTGCATCGTCATTCGCACCATCGTCATGAAAGGCAAAAAGGTTTTTATCAACGCCGGCGCCGGCATCGTCGCCGATTCCGATCCCACGCTGGAGTATCAAGAGACCCTCAACAAGGCGCGCGCCATGCTCAGAGCCGTCGAGCTCGCCGAACAGTGGAGTAAGCGATGA
- a CDS encoding aminodeoxychorismate/anthranilate synthase component II codes for MILLIDNYDSFTYNLYHYLGELGAEVRVYLNDKITLDEIAALRPEKIVISPGPCTPKEAGISCATIERFGARIPILGVCLGHQSIGAAYGGRIVRAPSIMHGKLSNVTHDSKTIFRDVKNPFAAMRYHSLVIDPKTLPAQLTVSARSADGVIMAVRHKKFPVEGVQFHPESILAEEGKKLLKNFLDNF; via the coding sequence ATGATCCTGCTCATCGATAATTACGACTCCTTCACCTACAACCTCTATCACTATCTCGGCGAGCTGGGCGCCGAGGTTAGAGTTTATCTAAACGACAAAATCACCCTAGACGAAATCGCAGCGCTACGACCGGAAAAAATCGTCATCTCGCCCGGCCCCTGCACGCCCAAAGAAGCGGGCATCTCCTGCGCTACGATCGAGCGCTTCGGCGCACGCATTCCGATCCTCGGCGTCTGTTTGGGCCATCAATCCATCGGCGCCGCTTACGGCGGCCGGATCGTGCGCGCGCCGTCGATCATGCACGGCAAGCTGTCGAATGTAACCCACGACTCCAAGACCATTTTCCGCGACGTAAAAAACCCCTTCGCCGCCATGCGCTATCACTCATTGGTGATCGATCCGAAAACTCTGCCGGCGCAATTAACCGTCAGCGCGCGCAGCGCCGACGGAGTTATCATGGCGGTGCGGCACAAAAAATTTCCCGTCGAAGGCGTGCAGTTTCATCCTGAGTCGATTCTCGCCGAAGAAGGCAAGAAGCTCTTGAAAAACTTTCTCGACAACTTTTAA
- a CDS encoding MFS transporter, whose translation MTQMTTPAQLDLTPLSRAEERAMLTVTCLAAFLFFNSFGSIAVALPAMQKQFGNSLSEIQWITLMGVVTISSLSFCFGRAGAILGQRRLYKIGVALYAVGAGLGALANSFSRLLIARAVMAVGLAMALPMSTALLAGSFAAERRGQVLGTFASAIAVGRMTGPTVGGFLLQLGDWTWIFWMNFIVGFAVTGAVIKIFRGSGERRPEKFDLWGSLTLLVGYPSLLIGLSFGARLGWNSPWVLAWFVVAAVGLASFVLIELRAEKPLIDVAIFRNLNLSAAIVALILCHMIYNPIALASPLYLQNVLGASAVGAGFLLAILPLSTALASPLSGRMADRFDSSSVAAVGIALIVAGIACYAALGVDSHFAVVGAVLGLLGAGIGCFTPANQKSAFAAVEQNDYGVLAAMLSSFGTAAGTIGTTIVVALMEIDGGPKLWSSQAVFAGAQRFSFAWLVPIGLVAIVISWRARSRAGKNN comes from the coding sequence ATGACTCAGATGACGACGCCAGCGCAACTTGATCTCACACCGCTTTCACGCGCCGAAGAACGGGCGATGCTTACGGTTACTTGTTTGGCGGCGTTTCTCTTTTTCAACAGCTTCGGCAGCATCGCAGTGGCGCTTCCGGCGATGCAAAAACAGTTCGGCAACAGCTTGTCGGAAATTCAATGGATCACCTTGATGGGCGTGGTGACGATTTCCAGTTTGTCGTTTTGTTTCGGTCGTGCCGGCGCCATCCTCGGTCAGCGTCGGCTCTACAAGATCGGCGTGGCACTCTACGCCGTCGGCGCCGGCTTGGGCGCGCTGGCGAATTCTTTTTCCCGGCTACTGATCGCCAGAGCGGTGATGGCGGTGGGACTGGCGATGGCGCTGCCGATGTCAACGGCGTTGCTTGCCGGTAGTTTCGCCGCCGAGCGGCGCGGCCAAGTGCTCGGTACCTTCGCCTCGGCCATCGCCGTGGGCCGCATGACCGGACCGACCGTCGGTGGCTTTCTCTTGCAGCTCGGCGACTGGACCTGGATCTTCTGGATGAACTTCATCGTCGGTTTCGCCGTGACCGGGGCGGTAATAAAAATTTTTCGCGGTAGCGGCGAGCGGCGGCCGGAGAAATTCGACCTCTGGGGGTCTCTGACGTTGCTAGTCGGCTATCCGTCGTTATTGATCGGTTTGAGCTTCGGCGCTAGGCTCGGTTGGAATTCGCCCTGGGTGCTCGCTTGGTTTGTCGTCGCTGCCGTCGGCCTGGCGAGCTTTGTCTTGATCGAGTTGCGCGCCGAGAAACCCTTGATAGATGTCGCGATCTTTCGCAACCTGAACCTTTCCGCGGCCATCGTCGCGCTGATTCTCTGTCACATGATCTACAATCCGATCGCCTTGGCCTCGCCGCTTTACCTGCAAAATGTTCTTGGTGCCAGCGCCGTCGGCGCCGGTTTCCTGTTGGCGATCTTACCGCTGTCGACGGCGTTGGCGTCGCCGTTGAGCGGCCGCATGGCCGATCGCTTCGATTCTTCGTCAGTGGCTGCGGTCGGCATCGCGTTGATCGTCGCCGGGATTGCTTGCTACGCGGCCTTGGGCGTCGATTCCCATTTCGCCGTGGTCGGCGCGGTGCTCGGCCTGCTCGGCGCGGGCATCGGCTGCTTCACGCCGGCGAATCAGAAATCGGCCTTCGCCGCGGTGGAGCAAAATGATTACGGCGTGTTGGCGGCGATGCTGAGTTCTTTCGGTACCGCGGCTGGGACCATCGGCACGACCATCGTCGTGGCGCTGATGGAAATCGACGGCGGGCCTAAGCTCTGGTCTTCTCAGGCGGTGTTCGCTGGGGCACAGCGTTTTTCATTTGCGTGGTTGGTGCCGATTGGGCTAGTAGCCATAGTGATTTCTTGGCGGGCGCGCTCGCGCGCCGGTAAAAATAATTGA
- a CDS encoding TM0106 family RecB-like putative nuclease produces MTKQPITLEALIQRATAGKKFNRHDLFRPSLSYYLVKDPFWLWCEHHAPKDAAVDETTRYEKLRMQQGLDYEARWVETNFPDAVEIKPGFGFAALKNTLRAMLDGAATIYQPQLWDLRRDSYGKGDLLIRDHSAPSDLGPFHYRVVEIKRSAALQISHILQASFYNQNLALLQGYCPPQMIIVLKDSSETVAYDGKEMEIDAARQLWRSLREGSVVPEAKRPPNAASSPWRLYANQRLLDEKDLLLLAGIQKREREKLRQAGIQRVDWLWNLRLEEIVEIIGARHGESAYHVGQAYKLDAPVVMPGKRLNIPRAKRRLYFDFETSDSVHPSEPPHTYLIGCYDAGGNQFVKFLARGAEDEERIFGEFFDYIGDPREVCLYHWTDFEIHQMRAVVRRWPLLAGMIEQIIDKCVDLKSAIQSAVYLPVPSFSIKSVAPALGFHWRQKEFGAYQSMVCYWDYLDNADLFAIDRALIYNEDDCKAMWHVDEELSRRLKL; encoded by the coding sequence ATGACCAAGCAGCCGATCACACTAGAAGCACTGATCCAGCGCGCCACCGCTGGTAAGAAATTCAATCGCCACGATCTCTTCCGCCCGTCGTTGAGCTATTACCTCGTGAAAGATCCCTTTTGGCTCTGGTGCGAGCATCATGCGCCCAAAGACGCCGCGGTCGATGAAACCACGCGCTACGAAAAGCTCAGAATGCAGCAAGGCCTCGATTACGAAGCGCGCTGGGTCGAGACGAACTTTCCCGACGCCGTCGAAATCAAACCAGGCTTCGGCTTCGCGGCGCTGAAAAATACCTTGCGCGCTATGCTCGACGGCGCCGCGACGATTTACCAGCCGCAGCTGTGGGATTTGCGCCGCGACAGCTACGGCAAAGGCGATCTGTTGATCCGCGACCACTCGGCGCCGTCCGATCTCGGTCCATTTCATTATCGCGTGGTGGAAATCAAAAGATCGGCGGCGCTGCAAATTTCTCACATCTTGCAAGCAAGCTTTTACAATCAAAACCTCGCCCTGCTGCAAGGTTATTGTCCGCCGCAAATGATCATCGTGCTCAAAGACAGCAGCGAAACGGTTGCCTACGATGGCAAAGAAATGGAGATCGACGCGGCGCGCCAACTCTGGCGCTCGCTGCGCGAAGGCAGCGTCGTCCCCGAAGCCAAACGGCCGCCCAACGCCGCCAGCTCGCCATGGCGGCTCTACGCCAACCAACGGCTGCTGGACGAGAAAGATTTACTGTTGCTGGCGGGCATCCAGAAACGCGAACGCGAAAAATTGCGCCAGGCGGGCATCCAGAGAGTTGATTGGCTGTGGAATCTACGCCTAGAAGAAATTGTCGAAATCATCGGCGCGCGCCACGGCGAGAGCGCCTATCACGTCGGCCAAGCTTACAAGCTCGACGCGCCGGTTGTGATGCCGGGCAAGCGGCTCAATATTCCCCGCGCCAAACGCCGGCTCTATTTCGATTTTGAAACTTCCGACTCGGTTCATCCGAGCGAGCCGCCGCATACTTATCTAATTGGATGTTATGATGCCGGCGGTAATCAATTTGTAAAATTTCTCGCCCGCGGCGCCGAAGACGAAGAGCGGATATTCGGCGAATTCTTCGATTACATCGGCGACCCGCGCGAGGTTTGTCTTTATCATTGGACCGATTTTGAGATTCACCAAATGCGCGCTGTTGTGCGCCGCTGGCCGCTGCTCGCCGGCATGATCGAACAAATAATCGACAAATGCGTCGATTTGAAAAGCGCGATTCAGTCGGCCGTCTACTTGCCGGTGCCAAGCTTCTCGATCAAATCCGTCGCCCCGGCCCTCGGCTTTCACTGGCGCCAAAAAGAGTTCGGCGCCTATCAATCGATGGTTTGTTACTGGGACTATCTCGACAACGCCGATCTGTTCGCCATCGACCGCGCGCTGATCTACAACGAGGACGACTGCAAGGCCATGTGGCATGTCGATGAGGAATTGTCGCGCCGGCTAAAGCTGTAA
- a CDS encoding MmgE/PrpD family protein, producing the protein MIGSGTLTKTLASYFATVNYNALDGDSLRVTKEHILYTLGTVLAGSSAPGAQEVLAGVRAFGAGQESSVLPRGEKLPAPSAALVNAAMAHSRELDINDDRIAYKSSVAAVPAALALAEKIGGVSGKDFIAAVCVGVDFGIRVGLATNPKPVHAQAIALGPLAAAVTCGKILGLDEAAMANALGIAYCRVSFTGNSTVSPSLTKRLGIGFAAQSGVLAALLASAGFPGAGELFQGKGGYYNFFFNQDGDYELILDQLGKRFEIVEVGPKPYPSCRYTHPAVTGVLSLLGKHSLGCADIAEVRVQIGARDMRSVGGWTDADKKNKYRPEGIVDAQFSIPYTVAATLVHGRLSLAEFTDDKLRSEEILNVASRVKTILNPELDNWPLDVKPQLLEIVTHDGRSYRERIDYPKGNPKNPVTSAELVESFRSMASYSVQPLAPAQVDDAIDFILHLENARDVSAVAKLLTA; encoded by the coding sequence ATGATCGGCAGCGGCACGCTTACAAAAACACTAGCCAGCTATTTCGCCACCGTCAACTATAACGCTCTCGACGGCGATTCGTTGCGCGTAACCAAGGAGCATATTCTTTACACGCTCGGCACGGTGCTCGCGGGTTCGAGCGCGCCGGGCGCTCAAGAAGTGCTGGCTGGCGTGCGCGCATTCGGCGCGGGGCAGGAGAGTTCGGTGTTGCCGCGCGGCGAGAAGTTGCCCGCGCCATCGGCCGCGCTGGTTAATGCCGCGATGGCGCACAGCCGAGAGTTGGACATCAACGACGACCGCATCGCCTATAAGTCGAGTGTCGCCGCGGTTCCCGCCGCGCTGGCACTCGCGGAAAAAATCGGCGGCGTCAGCGGCAAAGATTTTATCGCCGCGGTTTGTGTCGGCGTCGATTTCGGCATTCGCGTTGGCTTGGCGACCAATCCTAAGCCGGTGCACGCTCAGGCCATCGCGCTTGGTCCGCTCGCCGCCGCGGTGACTTGCGGCAAGATTCTCGGTCTCGATGAAGCCGCTATGGCGAATGCGTTGGGCATCGCCTACTGCCGCGTTTCATTCACCGGGAACAGCACGGTTTCGCCATCACTGACCAAGCGGTTGGGCATCGGTTTCGCAGCGCAAAGCGGTGTGCTGGCGGCATTGCTCGCTTCGGCTGGTTTCCCCGGCGCCGGCGAACTGTTTCAGGGCAAAGGCGGCTATTACAATTTCTTCTTCAATCAAGACGGCGATTACGAGTTAATCTTAGATCAACTGGGCAAGCGCTTCGAGATCGTCGAAGTTGGACCGAAGCCGTATCCCTCTTGCCGCTACACCCATCCGGCGGTGACCGGCGTGTTGAGTTTACTCGGCAAACATTCGCTGGGCTGCGCTGACATTGCGGAAGTGCGCGTGCAGATCGGCGCGCGCGATATGCGCTCGGTGGGCGGCTGGACCGATGCAGATAAAAAGAATAAGTATCGCCCCGAAGGGATCGTCGACGCGCAGTTCAGTATTCCTTACACGGTGGCGGCGACGCTGGTGCATGGCCGGCTCTCGTTGGCGGAATTCACCGACGACAAATTGCGCAGCGAAGAAATTTTGAATGTCGCCAGCCGGGTGAAAACGATTCTCAACCCCGAGCTCGACAACTGGCCGCTGGACGTCAAGCCGCAGCTATTGGAAATCGTCACCCACGATGGCAGGTCGTACCGCGAGCGCATCGATTATCCCAAGGGCAATCCGAAAAATCCCGTGACTTCCGCTGAATTGGTCGAAAGCTTTCGCTCCATGGCGAGCTATTCCGTGCAACCCTTGGCCCCGGCGCAAGTTGACGATGCCATCGATTTTATTTTGCACTTAGAAAACGCTCGCGATGTGTCGGCCGTTGCAAAACTCCTGACTGCATAG
- a CDS encoding ABC transporter substrate-binding protein, which produces MVMTVRSILFLLLLFVATTLSPATSPAADKLRIGYGAPSVTMAPLWIAQEGKVFARNGLDIEVLYLESALVQRALIAGEISFGEMTGALLSAPRLQGADVTMVLGFVDRLLFRLVVRADIKSAADLKGKRFGTSRFGAALDRAARLALPKLGIHPDKDVIFVQIGSEATLLTALLGKSVDATLLQPPRYNKAVEAGMNVLANLEEMKIPFQHTGLVTTQRFIAKNPDISRRVVKSFVDAIHLMRSNPDLAKKAINRHMRLNDERELEESYQLLKRVALIKPYPSLEGIKTILNDLIDQLPAAKTADPKDFVDTRFLEELDKSGYIDRLYR; this is translated from the coding sequence ATGGTTATGACTGTAAGGTCAATATTATTTCTGTTGCTGCTGTTCGTGGCAACAACTTTATCACCGGCAACTTCGCCAGCCGCGGACAAACTGCGCATCGGCTATGGCGCGCCGTCGGTGACCATGGCGCCGCTGTGGATCGCCCAAGAAGGTAAAGTTTTCGCGCGCAACGGTTTAGATATCGAGGTGCTTTATTTGGAGAGCGCGCTGGTGCAGCGGGCGTTGATCGCCGGGGAGATTTCATTCGGCGAGATGACCGGTGCATTACTTTCGGCGCCGCGTTTGCAGGGCGCGGATGTCACCATGGTCTTGGGCTTCGTCGACCGTTTGCTGTTTCGCCTGGTGGTGCGCGCCGATATCAAAAGCGCCGCCGATCTCAAAGGCAAACGGTTCGGCACATCGCGTTTCGGCGCCGCCCTCGATCGCGCCGCGCGCTTGGCGCTGCCCAAGCTCGGCATCCATCCCGACAAAGACGTGATCTTCGTGCAGATCGGCAGCGAAGCGACTTTGCTGACGGCGCTGCTCGGCAAGTCGGTGGATGCGACCTTGTTGCAGCCGCCGCGTTACAATAAGGCGGTCGAGGCCGGCATGAATGTGCTGGCTAATTTAGAAGAAATGAAGATCCCATTCCAACATACAGGTTTGGTGACGACGCAGCGGTTTATCGCTAAGAATCCGGATATTTCACGACGGGTGGTAAAGTCGTTCGTCGACGCCATTCATCTGATGCGGAGCAATCCTGACCTCGCCAAGAAGGCGATCAACCGTCATATGCGGCTCAACGACGAGCGCGAGTTGGAAGAGAGCTATCAGCTGCTCAAGCGCGTCGCGTTGATCAAGCCGTATCCTTCGTTAGAAGGCATTAAAACTATTCTCAACGATTTGATCGACCAGCTTCCGGCGGCTAAAACCGCCGATCCTAAAGACTTTGTCGACACGCGATTTCTCGAAGAACTCGACAAATCGGGTTACATCGATCGCTTGTATCGCTGA
- a CDS encoding ABC transporter substrate-binding protein, giving the protein MGFFRDYCKDVFTTKDTKSTKFGVIIIRNLRDLRALRGAQNRVNVAHYPHKSLKNLLLLGFLFGILPARGSAAELPVVRLAHAAFNEKVEALWLGVEQGLFRKQGVDVQLVYIRTGPQTIAALVSGEIQMIYSIPAVVLSAAASGMDLAMFGGIVNKAEGDIVVAPAIRSPEDLKGKRIGVQSIGGGIWSQTMLALEHFGLEPTRDKINVMVIGGDQSVIAQALANGIIDAAYLGYTFSTGLKAKGFRVILDLGKATIPYQGLALIGRNSDLKQNPAVADAVLRGVLDAVAFVQTPARKDTVVRSLMKNLRLSDMREAESGYNALQWLYNLDVTPEITGIRNMQRLLATTNPKVKTVRTEDVVNEDSVRRVKQSAFYRELVERAKR; this is encoded by the coding sequence ATTGGATTCTTCCGGGACTACTGTAAAGATGTTTTCACCACGAAGGACACGAAGAGCACGAAGTTCGGAGTCATAATTATCCGAAACCTTCGTGACCTTCGTGCTCTTCGTGGTGCACAAAATAGAGTGAACGTGGCACACTATCCTCACAAAAGCCTGAAGAACCTATTATTGCTTGGCTTCTTGTTCGGTATCTTGCCCGCGCGGGGGAGTGCCGCCGAGTTGCCGGTGGTGCGCTTGGCGCACGCCGCTTTCAACGAAAAAGTCGAAGCGTTGTGGTTGGGCGTCGAGCAAGGTTTGTTTCGCAAACAGGGAGTCGACGTTCAACTGGTCTACATTCGCACCGGGCCGCAGACCATCGCCGCGTTGGTTAGCGGCGAGATTCAGATGATCTACAGCATTCCCGCCGTGGTGTTGAGCGCGGCCGCGAGCGGCATGGACCTGGCGATGTTCGGCGGCATCGTCAACAAAGCTGAAGGCGATATTGTCGTCGCGCCGGCGATTCGTTCGCCGGAAGATCTGAAAGGCAAACGCATCGGCGTGCAGAGCATCGGCGGCGGTATTTGGTCCCAGACCATGCTGGCGCTGGAACATTTCGGCTTGGAACCGACCCGCGACAAGATCAACGTGATGGTGATAGGCGGCGACCAGTCGGTGATCGCCCAGGCGCTGGCCAACGGCATTATCGATGCGGCTTATCTCGGCTACACTTTCAGCACTGGACTCAAGGCCAAAGGCTTTCGCGTGATTCTCGATCTCGGCAAAGCGACGATTCCTTATCAAGGGTTGGCGCTGATCGGCCGCAATTCGGATTTAAAGCAAAACCCGGCGGTGGCCGACGCGGTCCTGCGCGGCGTGCTCGATGCGGTGGCGTTCGTGCAGACGCCGGCGCGCAAAGATACGGTGGTCAGATCGCTGATGAAAAATTTGCGCCTCTCGGACATGCGCGAAGCGGAAAGCGGTTACAACGCGCTTCAGTGGCTCTACAACTTGGACGTCACTCCGGAGATAACCGGGATCAGAAACATGCAGCGGCTATTGGCGACGACCAACCCCAAGGTTAAAACGGTTCGAACCGAAGATGTCGTGAACGAAGACTCGGTGCGCCGGGTCAAGCAGAGCGCTTTTTACCGCGAGCTGGTCGAGCGCGCGAAGAGATAG